A window of Panicum virgatum strain AP13 chromosome 8K, P.virgatum_v5, whole genome shotgun sequence contains these coding sequences:
- the LOC120646430 gene encoding serine/threonine-protein kinase ATR-like has protein sequence MVTVEDLLYVASMHDESPSGVPPGRCLVKCLCGSFSNILDSPGPYSELPASCQPKNGPGVLVDLTGDERWRPFATSLIKLVNKCLADGTLYVDGLVNMPFVSAACSILCYGDGSLHKVCFDFARIVATVMTAEILPLENIIRSITCILGQDVAELSDISLAPT, from the exons ATGGTCACAGTAGAAG ATCTACTATATGTGGCATCAATGCATGATGAGAGTCCTAGTGGTGTGCCACCTGGAAGGTGTTTAGTTAAATGCCTCTGTGGATCCTTCTCAAATATATTAGACTCACCTGGGCCTTATAGTGAGCTCCCAGCCAGTTGCCAACCTAAGAATGGACCTGGCGTGCTGGTTGATCTGACAGGCGATGAAAGATGGCGTCCATTTGCCACTTCACTTATTAAACTAGTTAACAAGTGTCTTGCAGATGGGACCTTGTATGTTGATGGGCTTGTTAACATGCCATTTGTTTCTGCTGCTTGTTCTATCCTCTGCTATGGGGATGGTTCTCTGCACAAG GTTTGTTTTGATTTTGCACGCATTGTTGCCACAGTGATGACTGCTGAGATTCTTCCTCTAGAAAATATTATCCGTTCAATCACATGCATTTTGGGCCAAGATGTTGCTGAACTTTCTGATATCAG CCTTGCGCCAACTTAA